Proteins encoded in a region of the Buteo buteo chromosome 11, bButBut1.hap1.1, whole genome shotgun sequence genome:
- the LOC142036957 gene encoding toll-like receptor 2: MRLLPFPPRLRPAELAASQVPRGDSSAGMPGYPFQPRPCSCHWQYLPSHPTAMPEAMRRPPAAGTRGVWCLVLLALAGDAAWQPCRIDADNRTGLCKGQDLVRVPRGLPSGLHSLDLSYNKLQEITAGDFASMTQLRHLDLGYNNISRISPNAFLSNPLLEHLRLFNNSLKRIPALALQPLVNLRWLDMSNNLYHSVALDGIFGRLQHLRELSLGGPLLQDISRGDFAILKDTALQKFAIKSASSLRRYEAGAFSWLNTTELWCDMALDESAAALPLMLRDLRGKPLNYLRFRNLFEFTYYTGDADPFDGLAELQITKLVFYRGKFNENLLRLALLNVQRSHVRDLALVAIDFARSPWQNSSSMEAPAPRLDRLLLQDISNPDVLRFDWTFTWFSGVAALSIINVNFNYVPCDAWGEMRNVEALDISSNRLEDSYIYNQRCHYEGVMPKLESFVLATNQLLSLAVVAALTWTWPRLTRLDASHNGLGSLQETCQWSPTLRWLALHHNRVTAGTFGCLPTTLEYLDLSYSQLDRLDMDYFTRSPWLQELRLSGNKIKFIPSEWRCPRLEVLAIDGNSFGVINHGSFINMPRLISLAAGNNPYHCTCDLYLFLEETWRRGRPTLTDWPHNWTCYHPEPLLDTAVAAYAPRPLECNVPALVAVAVASTAVAVVACAVLCWKLDAGWYLRATYQLVRAKYGRRQTGATRRCSYHAFISYSCADAGWVRQELLHRLESTTPPYRLCIHERDFTPGRWIIDNIVENIERSAKVIFVLSRSFVDSEWCNYELYFAHQRAVGLGSEDVILVVKEPIDAQGLPRRFSRLRKMLGTKTYLEWPHEPGRRPFFWLQLRSLLGSPGGLGPAVGEEETAVDATT; the protein is encoded by the exons ATGCGGCTGTTGCCGTTCCCGCCCCGGCTAAGACCTGCTGAACTCGCTGCATCCCAGGTGCCACGTGGG GACAGCTCCGCCGGGATGCCCGGATACCCCTTCCAGCCCcgtccctgctcctgccactgGCAGTACCTCCCCAGCCACCCCACTGCCATGCCGGAGGCCATGCGGCGccccccagctgctggcacccGGGGGGTTTGGTGCCTGGTGCTGTTGGCCCTGGCAGGGGATGCGGCGTGGCAGCCGTGCCGCATTGACGCTGACAACCGGACGGGGCTGTGCAAGGGGCAGGACCTGGTGCGGGTGCCCCGTGGCCTCCCCAGTGGCCTCCACAGCCTCGACCTCTCATATAACAAGCTACAGGAGATCACGGCGGGTGACTTCGCCAGCATGACCCAGCTACGGCACTTGGATTTGGGCTACAACAACATCTCCCGCATTTCACCGAATGCTTTCCTCTCCAACCCCCTCTTGGAGCACCTCCGGCTCTTCAACAACTCTCTCAAACGCATCCCGGCACTGGCGTTGCAACCGTTGGTCAACCTCCGTTGGCTGGACATGTCCAACAACCTCTACCACAGCGTGGCATTGGATGGCATCTTTGGCAGGCTGCAGCACCTGCGGGAGCTGTCACTGGGTGGGCCGCTGCTGCAGGACATCTCCCGGGGGGACTTTGCCATCTTGAAGGACACGGCGCTGCAGAAGTTCGCCATCAAGTCGGCCTCCAGCCTGCGACGGTACGAAGCCGGGGCTTTCTCGTGGCTCAACACCACGGAGCTGTGGTGCGACATGGCCTTGGACGAGAGCGCAGCGGCTCTGCCGCTGATGTTGCGGGACCTGCGGGGCAAACCCCTCAACTACCTGCGTTTCCGTAACCTCTTTGAGTTCACCTACTACACTGGTGACGCCGATCCCTTTGACGGCTTGGCTGAGTTGCAGATCACCAAGTTGGTCTTCTACCGGGGCAAGTTCAACGAGAACCTCCTCCGCTTGGCCCTGCTCAACGTCCAACGTTCCCACGTCCGTGACTTGGCACTGGTGGCCATTGACTTCGCCCGCTCGCCGTGGCAGAACAGCTCCAGCATGGAGGCGCCCGCCCCACGGCTCGACCGCCTCTTGCTGCAAGACATCAGCAACCCTGATGTCCTGCGTTTCGACTGGACCTTCACTTGGTTCAGTGGCGTGGCCGCCCTCTCCATCATCAATGTTAACTTCAACTATGTCCCCTGCGATGCTTGGGGCGAGATGCGTAATGTGGAGGCCTTGGACATCTCCAGCAACCGCCTGGAAGACAGTTATATCTATAACCAACGCTGCCACTATGAGGGTGTCATGCCCAAGCTGGAGAGCTTTGTCTTGGCCACCAACCAGCTCCTGAGCCTGGCTGTGGTGGCCGCCTTGACGTGGACCTGGCCCCGGCTCACCCGCCTTGATGCCAGCCACAATGGCTTGGGCAGCCTGCAGGAGACGTGCCAATGGAGTCCTACCTTGCGTTGGCTGGCCCTCCACCACAACCGGGTGACGGCAGGCACCTTTGGGTGCCTGCCCACCACCCTTGAGTACCTGGACCTCTCCTACTCACAGCTTGACCGCTTGGACATGGACTACTTCACCCGAAGCccctggctgcaggagctgcggTTGAGTGGCAATAAGATCAAGTTCATCCCCTCTGAGTGGAGATGCCCCCGTTTGGAGGTGCTGGCCATTGATGGAAACTCCTTTGGTGTCATCAACCATGGCTCTTTCATCAATATGCCGCGGCTCATTAGCCTGGCAGCTGGCAACAACCCCTACCACTGCACCTGTGACCTCTACCTCTTCTTGGAGGAGACGTGGCGACGGGGACGACCCACCTTGACCGACTGGCCCCACAACTGGACCTGCTACCATCCCGAACCACTGCTGGATACGGCCGTGGCCGCTTATGCCCCACGTCCCTTGGAATGCAATGTGCCGGCGCTCGTGGCCGTGGCGGTGGCCAGCACGGCGGTGGCAGTGGTGGCGTGTGCCGTGCTCTGCTGGAAACTGGATGCCGGTTGGTACCTGCGAGCCACATACCAGTTGGTGCGTGCCAAGTATGGCAGACGGCAGACAGGTGCCACACGGCGATGCTCCTACCACGCCTTCATCTCCTACAGCTGTGCCGATGCCGGCTGGGTTCGCCAGGAGCTTCTGCACCGGCTGGAGAGCACCACACCACCATACAGGCTCTGTATCCACGAGCGGGACTTCACGCCGGGCCGTTGGATCATCGATAACATCGTGGAGAACATCGAGAGGAGCGCCAAGGTCATCTTCGTCCTCTCCCGCAGCTTTGTCGACAGTGAGTGGTGCAACTATGAGCTCTACTTTGCCCACCAACgtgccgtggggctgggcagTGAGGATGTCATCTTGGTGGTGAAGGAACCCATTGATGCTCAGGGTTTGCCCCGGCGGTTCTCCCGGCTCCGGAAGATGTTGGGCACCAAGACCTACCTGGAGTGGCCCCATGAACCCGGGAGACGACCCTTCTTCTGGCTTCAGCTTCGTAGCCTCttgggcagccctggggggcTCGGTCCTGCTGTCGGCGAGGAAGAGACAGCCGTGGATGCCACCACGTAG
- the PEX11B gene encoding peroxisomal membrane protein 11B → METWVRFSAQSQAKERLFRAAQYACALAGDTLRRNGASAGVLASVRQLEAHLSLGRKLMRLGSSAEALEAAKRAIHLSDMVLRFCVTLSHLNRAMYFACDNVLWAGKTGLVPSVDQEKWGQRSFRYYLFALIVNLSRDAYEIQILMEREANGKRAKGNENGCQVRADNGLQQLGLRLQIQLQLLIRVLRNNPPLLLDVVKNACDLFIPLDKLGLYKTNPGFVGLCGLTSSILSILTILHPWLKLKP, encoded by the exons atGGAGACCTGGGTCCGCTTCAGCGCCCAGAGCCAGGCTAAGGAGCGGCTTTTCAG GGCCGCGCAATACGCCTGTGCCTTGGCGGGGGATACGCTGCGGAGGAACGGGGCGAGCGCCGGGGTCTTGGCCAGCGTTCGGCAGCTGGAGGCTCACCTCAGCCTGGGCCGCAAGC TGATGCGCCTGGGTAGCTCGGCCGAAGCATTGGAGGCGGCAAAACGAGCTATTCACCTGTCGGACATGGTGCTGCGGTTCTGCGTCACCCTCAGCCACCTGAACAGGGCCATGTACTTCGCCTGCGACAATGTTCTCTGGGCGGGGAAGACGGGGCTCGTCCCCAGCGTGGACCAGGAGAAGTGGGGCCAGAGGTCCTTCAG aTATTACCTCTTTGCCCTCATTGTGAACCTGAGCCGGGATGCCTACGAGATCCAGATCCTGATGGAGCGCGAGGCAAACGGGAAGCGAGCAAAAGGCAACGAGAACGGGTGCCAGGTCCGGGCTGACAAtgggctccagcagctggggctgAGGCTGCAGATCCAGCTCCAGCTTCTGATCCGTGTCCTTAGGAACAACCCTCCTCTGCTACTGGACGTGGTGAAAAATGCCTGCGACCTTTTTATCCCCCTGGACAAGCTGGGGCTGtacaaaaccaacccgggcTTTGTGGGGCTGTGCGGCCTCACCTCCTCCATCCTCTCCATCCTCACCATCCTTCATCCCTGGCTCAAACTGAAGCCTTAG